One window from the genome of Amycolatopsis sp. NBC_01480 encodes:
- a CDS encoding Shedu anti-phage system protein SduA domain-containing protein has protein sequence MDDMVAAGANVARTFEQETVRALKPAVGQLLLLQEGREIIELVQPRQTVLSTFAPAGPPQSLQDRLRDFFRRLLNDEMYDAVCFLTSTAPPDVTVREPDSAMGFASFAAKITARIEGIREARRQGNIQAAELGRRLAERDDLSVVVAGLSTTDAGRVAVDLDVIHRRRQTVAELRDLVLNPDTTENEIQKMIGRKYWLFGGQYTGVLERRDGFALDEHDIPLVCADRSIHIIELKRPGHRLVKAQRNHLIVSNDVHAAVGQCMNYLRGIDELGAAMGTYHRNELGLEYDYRRARGTVIIGHPDLSETDNITREQVEQTIRSYNAHLSRVQVITFADLVDSADRALRFEAEEL, from the coding sequence ATGGACGACATGGTCGCGGCCGGCGCCAATGTCGCCAGAACGTTCGAGCAAGAGACGGTGCGGGCATTGAAGCCCGCTGTAGGGCAACTTTTACTCCTCCAAGAGGGGCGGGAAATAATAGAGCTCGTCCAACCGCGACAAACCGTGTTGAGCACCTTCGCCCCAGCTGGACCTCCCCAGTCGCTTCAGGACCGGCTCCGCGACTTTTTTCGACGCTTGTTGAACGACGAGATGTACGATGCGGTTTGCTTCCTGACCTCGACCGCTCCGCCAGACGTGACCGTCCGCGAGCCGGACTCGGCAATGGGGTTCGCTTCGTTCGCTGCCAAGATCACCGCACGCATCGAAGGTATCCGGGAAGCACGCCGACAAGGCAACATCCAGGCGGCGGAACTGGGACGCAGACTGGCCGAGCGCGACGACCTCAGCGTCGTGGTCGCTGGTTTGAGCACCACCGATGCCGGCCGCGTAGCGGTCGACCTCGACGTGATCCATCGACGTCGGCAGACCGTCGCAGAACTCCGCGACCTCGTCTTGAACCCGGACACGACGGAGAACGAAATTCAGAAGATGATCGGGCGGAAGTACTGGCTTTTCGGCGGCCAGTACACCGGTGTCTTAGAACGGCGTGACGGTTTCGCTCTCGACGAGCACGACATCCCGCTCGTCTGCGCCGACCGCAGCATCCACATCATTGAGTTAAAGCGCCCTGGCCATAGGCTGGTCAAGGCGCAGCGGAACCACCTGATCGTTTCAAACGACGTCCACGCCGCTGTCGGGCAATGCATGAACTACCTCCGCGGGATCGACGAGCTAGGCGCCGCCATGGGGACATACCATCGCAACGAACTCGGCCTGGAGTACGACTACCGGCGCGCCAGGGGAACGGTCATCATCGGCCACCCCGATCTATCCGAAACCGACAACATCACGCGTGAGCAGGTTGAACAGACCATTCGTTCGTACAACGCCCACCTGAGCCGAGTCCAGGTGATCACCTTTGCCGACCTGGTCGACAGCGCCGATCGGGCACTTCGGTTCGAAGCCGAAGAACTGTGA
- a CDS encoding site-specific integrase has translation MTMLERWRVCTTPAQMDETSVGGHRVGVGWAGWLRSAPMVAGAPFVLSPEFEYDVRLNGFFASARMRSLAERTQHGYARDLAAFLTFLWSARARRRWNQAQEEDHLAYLHWRRHDQQGPRVSGSTWNRELAAVNQFYRWAIAAGYVEVSPVPQSWRRPGAAGAGWASRSTVDEQRPATYSRDIGPARVPWIPIADYRLWRDIGVRGFDTDGPPRADFRGRWSSRNAVFCDLMIRTGLRLGEQSALTVAEFPLARNGVTYRPFELSAATAKGGSGRTVYVPAAVAAEVAAYVRCDRAEVVEQARSSGRYAQIADPLVIDQHGRGGQLLARDRSGRTVRVANLPWEVRRRLLVETAAWNAQRAALARIARHLDRHGTPIDYARRRALDCTDLLPEPRWETLLAHTGFRRTTTLRSMRCLLFEALSGRPASTAPEHYAPRTKDQREAFADLPVLLTARLAAELHLVAAEFLADHAINEPVSWQPPRDLATGLDLPGPDPGTLPRQSLTDLLRAAPPAGPGCLAGGHDARPPPGTCSRTTPATPAATTTSASSCAPS, from the coding sequence ATGACGATGTTGGAACGATGGCGGGTATGCACGACGCCCGCGCAGATGGACGAGACTTCTGTCGGGGGTCACCGGGTGGGCGTCGGCTGGGCCGGGTGGCTCCGGTCGGCGCCGATGGTGGCGGGTGCGCCGTTCGTGTTGTCGCCCGAGTTCGAGTACGACGTCCGGCTGAACGGCTTCTTCGCCAGCGCGCGGATGCGGTCTCTGGCGGAGCGGACTCAGCATGGCTATGCGCGGGACCTGGCCGCGTTCCTGACCTTCCTGTGGTCCGCCCGAGCTCGGAGACGCTGGAATCAGGCGCAGGAAGAGGACCACCTGGCCTACCTGCACTGGCGCCGCCACGACCAGCAGGGACCACGCGTGTCGGGATCGACGTGGAACCGGGAGCTGGCGGCGGTGAACCAGTTCTACCGCTGGGCTATCGCAGCCGGGTACGTAGAGGTCAGCCCGGTCCCGCAGAGCTGGCGTCGGCCGGGCGCCGCTGGTGCCGGTTGGGCGTCCCGGTCGACTGTGGACGAACAGCGCCCGGCGACGTACTCGCGTGACATCGGCCCGGCTCGCGTGCCGTGGATCCCGATCGCGGACTACCGCCTCTGGCGCGACATCGGCGTCCGAGGGTTCGACACAGACGGCCCGCCGCGCGCGGATTTCCGAGGTCGATGGAGCTCACGAAACGCCGTGTTCTGCGACCTGATGATCCGCACGGGCCTGCGGCTGGGCGAACAGTCTGCGCTGACCGTGGCCGAGTTTCCGCTGGCACGCAACGGGGTGACGTACCGGCCGTTTGAATTGTCGGCCGCGACCGCGAAGGGCGGATCGGGTCGCACGGTGTACGTGCCGGCCGCGGTCGCCGCGGAGGTCGCTGCGTACGTGCGGTGTGATCGTGCCGAGGTGGTCGAGCAGGCACGATCGTCGGGACGCTACGCGCAGATCGCCGACCCGCTGGTGATTGACCAGCACGGCCGTGGCGGCCAGTTGCTAGCGCGCGATCGGAGTGGACGCACGGTGCGGGTGGCGAACCTGCCCTGGGAGGTACGCCGGCGGCTGCTGGTCGAGACCGCGGCGTGGAACGCCCAGCGCGCCGCACTGGCCCGCATCGCCCGCCACCTCGATCGGCACGGCACCCCGATCGACTACGCACGCCGCCGTGCACTCGACTGCACGGATCTGCTGCCCGAACCCCGCTGGGAGACGCTGCTGGCCCACACCGGATTCCGCCGAACCACCACGCTGCGCTCCATGCGCTGCCTGTTGTTCGAGGCCCTCAGCGGCAGACCCGCTTCCACCGCACCCGAGCACTACGCGCCGCGCACCAAGGACCAGCGCGAGGCCTTCGCGGACTTGCCGGTTCTGCTCACCGCCCGCCTGGCCGCCGAACTCCACCTGGTCGCCGCCGAGTTCCTCGCCGATCACGCCATCAACGAACCCGTGAGCTGGCAACCACCGCGCGACCTCGCCACCGGTCTCGACCTACCCGGCCCGGACCCCGGCACGCTGCCCCGGCAATCGCTGACGGATCTGCTCCGCGCAGCCCCTCCCGCTGGGCCAGGCTGCCTCGCAGGCGGGCATGACGCTCGACCTCCGCCCGGTACCTGCTCGCGCACCACCCCCGCGACACCCGCAGCTACCACGACGTCGGCGAGCAGCTGCGCGCCCAGCTGA
- a CDS encoding CocE/NonD family hydrolase: protein MNYSVSTDEFVTMRDGVALAMNIYRPDSAEPVPALLLRTPYGREQSRLPIIADISQLVENGYAVVLQDCRGRFGSGGGFVPHESDGSDGADTVAWLADQEWCDGNVGMFGYSYMGFAQWQAAASGVTGLKAIAPAIASADFYRAPWYSPGGALSLSIVRTWSTMVSLAEVSRALVQGSGDPSDLAHLLNDLKDSRPKQAATPVADLPHVAKYLPWTVDTVLSHPDRDKIWENLAPLDHAESITTPALNIGGWYDLFCGETLHAYTEMKNRGGSAAARTGQRLIIGPWSHSGTGIFGYYPGRDFGPTAGAAAAMLTDDYVAFFDRWLRGRTDALDGRAPVRLFVMGVDEWREEQDWPLPDTTYIEYYLDGDGPANTAAGAGRLATATPASPATDTYLYDPRRPVPSLGGLTALSGEVDGPADQRPVHNRDDVLVFTTDVLDEPLEVTGPVSATLCVSSSAVDTDFTAKLVDIHPDGRAIILCEGIQRMRYRESLSEPRLMTPGEVYRVKIDMIATSNVFLPGHRVAIEISSSSFPRYDRNPNTGGIVAHALESDMVVAVNHVHRGALRPSSVTLPVIKR from the coding sequence ATGAACTACAGCGTGTCCACCGACGAGTTCGTGACCATGCGGGACGGCGTCGCGCTCGCCATGAACATCTATCGTCCTGATTCTGCGGAACCGGTACCGGCGCTGCTGCTGCGCACGCCCTACGGTCGCGAGCAGTCGCGCCTGCCCATCATCGCGGACATCTCCCAATTGGTGGAGAACGGCTACGCGGTCGTGCTGCAGGACTGCCGGGGAAGGTTCGGGTCGGGCGGCGGGTTCGTACCGCACGAAAGCGACGGCTCCGACGGGGCCGACACCGTTGCCTGGCTGGCCGACCAGGAGTGGTGCGACGGCAACGTGGGGATGTTCGGCTACTCCTACATGGGCTTCGCCCAGTGGCAGGCGGCGGCGAGCGGGGTGACGGGGCTGAAGGCCATCGCGCCCGCCATCGCTTCGGCGGACTTCTACCGCGCGCCGTGGTACTCACCGGGCGGCGCACTTTCGCTCAGCATCGTCCGCACCTGGTCGACGATGGTGAGCCTCGCCGAGGTCAGCCGTGCCCTCGTGCAGGGCTCCGGCGACCCGAGCGACCTCGCACATCTCCTGAATGACCTCAAGGATTCGCGGCCCAAGCAGGCTGCCACGCCGGTCGCCGACCTGCCGCACGTGGCCAAGTACCTGCCGTGGACCGTCGACACCGTGCTCAGCCACCCTGATCGGGACAAGATCTGGGAGAACCTGGCCCCCCTCGACCACGCGGAATCGATCACGACGCCGGCCCTGAACATCGGCGGCTGGTACGACCTGTTCTGCGGCGAGACACTGCACGCCTACACCGAAATGAAGAACCGAGGCGGATCGGCCGCGGCGCGCACGGGCCAGCGGCTCATCATCGGGCCGTGGAGTCACAGCGGCACGGGCATCTTCGGGTACTACCCGGGTCGCGACTTCGGCCCTACCGCCGGCGCCGCAGCTGCGATGCTGACCGACGACTACGTCGCCTTCTTCGACCGGTGGCTCAGGGGCCGCACGGACGCCCTCGACGGGCGAGCGCCGGTGCGCCTGTTCGTCATGGGTGTTGACGAGTGGCGCGAGGAGCAGGACTGGCCTCTGCCCGACACCACCTACATCGAGTACTACCTGGACGGCGACGGCCCCGCCAACACAGCAGCAGGCGCCGGCCGGCTCGCCACCGCGACACCGGCGAGCCCGGCCACCGACACCTATCTGTACGATCCCCGGCGCCCGGTGCCGTCGCTTGGCGGCCTCACTGCCCTTTCGGGTGAGGTCGACGGGCCCGCAGATCAGCGACCGGTCCACAACCGAGACGACGTCCTGGTGTTCACCACCGACGTCCTTGACGAACCACTCGAGGTCACTGGGCCCGTCTCGGCGACTCTCTGCGTCAGTTCTTCGGCGGTGGACACGGACTTCACGGCGAAGCTCGTCGACATTCATCCCGACGGCCGGGCGATCATCCTCTGCGAAGGCATCCAACGCATGCGATATCGCGAATCCCTTTCCGAACCCCGCCTGATGACGCCTGGCGAGGTTTACCGCGTAAAGATCGACATGATCGCGACGTCGAACGTGTTCCTCCCGGGCCACCGTGTCGCGATCGAGATCTCCAGCAGCAGCTTTCCCCGCTACGACCGCAACCCGAACACCGGCGGCATCGTCGCTCATGCGCTCGAGTCCGACATGGTCGTTGCTGTCAACCACGTGCACCGAGGCGCACTACGTCCGAGTTCTGTGACGCTCCCTGTCATCAAACGCTGA
- a CDS encoding serine hydrolase domain-containing protein: MTVTVSRPTTSGYDPERLNRVSSALRDDIESGRIHGAAMMVSFRGDVVLDFVGGYQDKAFGRPLKRDAVFLTMSVSKAIVNVLVLNLVERGLLRLHSPVAEVLPEFAQQGKATVNLAHLLTHTAGLPQAMPPVAPDVLGSIEQLTSHVCDLPMAGTAGESVSYSMIVAESVIAAMCLRVAGDGRNFAAMLDDDVLRPLGMHETSLGLRPDLADRVCPVRMAKRDTTMMAAILEQVGELFATPGIEIPAGAMFTTIKDLHRFTEMLRRGGEYDGVRLLSPAMLEYSTRNFTGSLRNMVWDSILPSRDWLPTPANLGLGFHVQGKHERPCQCRFGVLASPRAFGGFGAGSSGCWVDPDRDLGISFLSTGLLEESEHVERTGVLSDMIISSLI, encoded by the coding sequence ATGACGGTGACGGTTTCCCGCCCGACGACCAGCGGCTACGACCCGGAACGCCTGAACCGCGTCAGCAGCGCCCTGCGCGACGACATCGAGTCTGGCCGCATCCACGGCGCCGCCATGATGGTCTCCTTCCGGGGCGATGTCGTCCTGGATTTCGTCGGCGGCTACCAGGACAAAGCGTTCGGTCGCCCCCTCAAACGGGACGCGGTGTTCCTGACGATGTCGGTTTCGAAGGCCATCGTCAACGTTCTCGTCCTCAATCTGGTGGAACGCGGGCTGCTGCGCCTGCACAGTCCCGTCGCCGAAGTCCTGCCGGAGTTCGCGCAGCAGGGCAAAGCGACCGTGAACCTCGCACACCTGCTGACTCACACTGCGGGCCTGCCGCAGGCGATGCCGCCGGTCGCACCCGACGTGCTGGGCAGCATCGAGCAGCTCACGAGCCACGTGTGCGACCTTCCGATGGCGGGGACCGCGGGTGAGAGCGTCAGCTACTCGATGATCGTCGCGGAGTCGGTGATCGCCGCGATGTGCCTGCGTGTCGCGGGCGACGGCCGGAACTTCGCCGCCATGCTGGACGACGACGTGCTTCGACCGCTCGGTATGCACGAGACCAGCCTCGGTCTCCGTCCTGATCTGGCCGATCGGGTATGTCCGGTCCGGATGGCCAAGCGGGACACCACCATGATGGCGGCGATCCTGGAACAGGTGGGCGAGCTCTTTGCCACGCCAGGCATCGAGATCCCGGCGGGCGCCATGTTCACCACGATCAAGGACCTGCACCGGTTCACCGAGATGCTTCGCCGCGGCGGCGAGTACGACGGCGTTCGGCTCCTCTCGCCGGCGATGCTCGAGTACTCCACCAGAAACTTCACCGGCTCGCTGCGCAACATGGTGTGGGACAGCATCCTCCCGTCGAGAGACTGGCTGCCGACCCCGGCCAACCTTGGTCTCGGGTTCCACGTCCAGGGAAAGCACGAGCGTCCCTGCCAGTGCCGGTTCGGCGTCCTCGCCTCCCCACGGGCGTTCGGCGGCTTCGGAGCCGGGTCGTCCGGATGCTGGGTCGACCCCGACCGCGATCTCGGTATCTCGTTCCTCTCGACAGGTCTGCTCGAAGAAAGCGAGCACGTGGAAAGAACCGGCGTTCTGTCAGACATGATCATCAGTTCCCTCATCTAG
- a CDS encoding LysR family transcriptional regulator: MKDPEMRQLRYFVAVAEELNFSRAAARLGIAQPPLSRAIRELERQLGVQLFERSRRHVALTRAGIILLEDARNLLDAVAAAAHRARNAGRESPVLRIALKADYDAGLLPDLLDAYRSTDDALPVDLVLGGRGDQVLALRTGRADVALIPTPFDDSGFDLEPLVTEERVVALAANDPLAARTRLRLIDLAGRVQPDGSPADHGVTAELFAAAGLQSGPAPMGPEDTAGSKDQPLDLAKIFHLVELGAIVWFPPLSVAQRHPRRHVAYLPVVDLPATTFTLAWPTAPRSRAVADFVRAATTVVRNAGQREREVADRDMS; the protein is encoded by the coding sequence ATGAAAGACCCGGAGATGCGGCAGTTGCGCTACTTCGTGGCCGTCGCGGAGGAGCTGAATTTCAGCCGCGCGGCCGCGCGCCTCGGCATCGCTCAGCCGCCGCTCTCGCGAGCCATCCGGGAGCTGGAGCGCCAGCTCGGGGTTCAGCTCTTCGAACGGTCCCGGCGTCACGTGGCCCTCACCCGGGCCGGCATTATACTCCTGGAGGACGCGCGCAACCTGTTGGACGCCGTCGCGGCTGCCGCGCACCGGGCCCGCAACGCCGGGCGCGAGTCGCCGGTGTTGCGGATCGCGCTGAAGGCGGACTACGACGCCGGTCTCCTTCCGGATCTCCTCGACGCCTATCGATCGACCGATGATGCCTTGCCGGTCGACCTCGTCCTCGGCGGCCGGGGCGATCAGGTGCTGGCACTACGCACGGGCAGGGCCGACGTCGCGCTGATACCGACGCCGTTCGACGACTCGGGGTTCGACCTCGAGCCCCTCGTGACCGAGGAGCGAGTGGTCGCACTAGCGGCGAACGATCCGCTGGCGGCACGGACGCGGTTGCGGCTGATCGATCTGGCGGGCCGGGTGCAGCCGGACGGCTCTCCGGCCGACCACGGCGTGACCGCGGAGTTGTTCGCCGCTGCCGGATTGCAGAGCGGCCCGGCGCCGATGGGGCCCGAGGACACCGCCGGCTCCAAGGACCAGCCGCTGGATCTCGCCAAGATCTTCCACCTCGTCGAGCTCGGCGCGATCGTGTGGTTCCCTCCCCTGTCGGTCGCGCAGCGACATCCTCGGCGCCACGTCGCCTACCTCCCCGTCGTCGACCTCCCGGCGACCACATTCACCCTCGCGTGGCCGACGGCGCCGCGGTCCCGCGCCGTCGCGGATTTCGTACGAGCAGCAACAACTGTCGTGCGCAACGCAGGTCAGCGCGAGCGAGAAGTCGCCGATCGTGACATGTCCTGA
- a CDS encoding NmrA family NAD(P)-binding protein: protein MIVVTTPTGLIGHQVVGRLLEAGAPVRVIARDPSRLPEAVRAQVEVFPGSHGDRAVLDEAFSGASSVFWLVPPDPRATSVHAAFVDFTRPAVDTWVAHGVPRVVGISALGRGTPVAAQAGYVTGSLAMDDLIAGSGVSYRALVCPTFMDNVTRQATLIREQGVFTTPLPGEDKRPTCATRDIAAVAATLLLAEGWSGVEEVPVLGPEDLSYDEMARIAGDVTERPIRYQQTSAEAYRATMIEAGLSDAMAQGMVDMALAKASGLDNGVTRSAAYSTPATFREWCADTLRPLVLGHPPAQHGSAPVARERERR, encoded by the coding sequence ATGATCGTCGTCACCACACCGACAGGACTCATCGGACACCAGGTCGTCGGACGGCTCCTGGAGGCGGGCGCCCCGGTGCGGGTGATCGCTCGCGACCCTTCGCGACTCCCCGAAGCCGTTCGTGCGCAGGTCGAGGTGTTTCCCGGGTCCCACGGCGACCGTGCGGTGCTGGACGAGGCGTTCTCCGGCGCTTCGTCCGTGTTCTGGCTCGTGCCACCTGATCCGCGCGCAACCAGCGTCCACGCGGCTTTCGTCGACTTCACGCGCCCGGCGGTGGACACCTGGGTCGCGCACGGGGTCCCTCGGGTCGTCGGGATCTCCGCGTTGGGCCGGGGGACGCCGGTGGCCGCACAAGCCGGCTACGTCACGGGCTCTCTCGCCATGGACGACCTCATCGCCGGCAGTGGTGTCTCGTACCGAGCCTTGGTGTGCCCGACCTTTATGGACAACGTGACGCGCCAAGCCACGCTGATCCGAGAGCAGGGAGTCTTCACGACGCCGCTTCCGGGCGAGGACAAGCGACCTACCTGCGCCACGCGCGACATCGCCGCCGTGGCGGCGACGCTGCTGCTCGCGGAGGGCTGGAGTGGTGTCGAAGAGGTGCCCGTTCTGGGCCCGGAGGATCTTTCGTACGACGAAATGGCACGGATCGCCGGTGACGTGACGGAGCGACCCATCCGGTACCAGCAGACGTCCGCCGAGGCGTACCGGGCGACGATGATCGAAGCCGGTCTGTCGGACGCCATGGCACAGGGAATGGTGGACATGGCACTCGCAAAGGCAAGTGGACTGGACAATGGTGTGACCCGGTCGGCGGCGTACTCGACTCCCGCCACCTTCCGGGAATGGTGTGCGGACACGTTGCGGCCGCTCGTGCTCGGGCACCCACCGGCGCAACACGGTTCGGCGCCGGTAGCGCGTGAGCGAGAACGGCGATGA
- a CDS encoding LuxR C-terminal-related transcriptional regulator: protein MNRALPHPPTNSGTESNVLRAELRRLQTSVPITFGGDVDRGQLSITELCGTRTFGLRNLAVPAGLGLGGRVVKQRRPAIVDDYGESIEITHDFDGPVLREGISSVVAVPVVYGDSVRAVLYGAVRGRVRLGNRTLDTIITSARRITNELRVADLVEERLRQMMSLPGAGGSAPQMSLAALRDVHAELRALSSTVDDLTTRDRLHGISDRLLAISRDAPAPTAAPRLSRRETDVLSQVALGLTNAEIAERLFLLPETVKSYLRSASNKLQTHTRLEAVTAARRAGILL, encoded by the coding sequence ATGAACCGCGCACTGCCTCACCCGCCGACGAACTCGGGCACCGAGTCGAACGTCCTGCGCGCCGAATTGCGTCGCCTTCAGACGTCGGTTCCCATCACGTTTGGTGGCGACGTCGATCGCGGCCAGCTGTCCATCACAGAATTGTGCGGTACTCGTACGTTCGGATTGCGAAACCTCGCGGTACCGGCCGGGCTGGGCCTCGGCGGCCGCGTCGTGAAGCAGCGTCGTCCGGCGATCGTCGACGACTACGGCGAATCCATCGAGATCACCCACGACTTCGATGGCCCGGTGTTGCGGGAGGGGATCTCGTCGGTGGTCGCCGTTCCCGTCGTCTACGGTGACTCTGTACGTGCCGTGCTGTATGGAGCCGTTCGCGGGCGGGTCAGGCTGGGCAACCGGACGCTCGACACGATCATCACGTCCGCGCGCAGGATCACGAACGAGCTGCGTGTCGCCGATCTCGTCGAGGAGCGGCTCCGCCAGATGATGTCCTTGCCCGGGGCAGGTGGCTCAGCGCCGCAGATGTCGTTGGCGGCTCTGCGTGACGTCCACGCCGAACTTCGCGCACTATCGTCCACAGTGGACGATTTGACCACCCGTGACAGGCTGCACGGCATTTCTGATCGACTGTTGGCCATCAGCCGGGATGCGCCGGCGCCGACGGCTGCACCGCGACTGTCACGACGAGAGACCGATGTGCTCAGCCAGGTGGCACTCGGATTGACCAATGCAGAGATCGCGGAGCGTCTGTTCCTCCTTCCGGAAACAGTGAAGAGTTACCTGCGCAGCGCGAGCAACAAACTCCAGACGCACACCCGCCTGGAAGCCGTGACCGCCGCTCGCCGCGCCGGAATCCTTCTCTAG
- a CDS encoding nuclear transport factor 2 family protein, whose protein sequence is MTSSQESRAVVKELFDAMAVGDGQKIDALLADDIVWDFPGNFAFSGTHVGKTAVFTDLIGAIDALYSPEGRALDVQAIIADGHLVAAEYIGHNVGKDGKKYENLYAWFLEIADGRVRRIRTYTDTLHIHEVLSES, encoded by the coding sequence ATGACCAGCTCGCAGGAATCCAGGGCAGTCGTCAAGGAACTGTTCGACGCGATGGCAGTCGGTGACGGCCAGAAGATCGACGCGCTGCTCGCCGACGACATCGTCTGGGACTTCCCCGGCAACTTCGCCTTCTCGGGGACGCATGTCGGAAAGACAGCCGTGTTCACCGATCTCATCGGTGCCATCGACGCGCTGTACTCACCCGAGGGGCGGGCCCTCGATGTGCAGGCCATCATCGCCGACGGCCACCTCGTGGCCGCGGAATACATCGGACACAACGTCGGCAAGGACGGGAAGAAGTACGAGAACCTGTATGCCTGGTTCCTCGAAATCGCCGATGGCAGGGTGCGCAGGATCCGTACCTACACCGACACCCTGCACATCCACGAGGTCCTTTCCGAATCCTGA
- a CDS encoding amidohydrolase family protein encodes MEIIDAHLHLPRPWSEWEHGEESFLDLQAELLLGQMDAAGVDAAVLISDPHVAPADWCTAVSTRHPSRVATVLLFDETAPDIADQVAHAREVPGVLGVRITTAWPPNNVDRLRAGVYEGLLKAAEKDGVPVCVLGTGDLPDVAAVARAHPSLPLIIDHLGLNQPPFVPADDPPWHDLEQLLELAELPNISVKISGAPTLARTSYPYPDIWPYLARVIEAFGVDRCMWGTDQHRVFGRLHGFDPVPRYPGYHSYAQGLHYLLDSDRLSESDKTALFGGTARRVLGWAAAQAPAEAADVPG; translated from the coding sequence ATGGAGATCATCGATGCGCACCTGCATCTGCCGAGGCCCTGGTCGGAGTGGGAACACGGCGAGGAGTCGTTCCTCGACCTGCAGGCCGAGTTGCTGCTCGGGCAGATGGATGCCGCTGGCGTGGACGCCGCCGTTCTGATCAGCGATCCACACGTCGCGCCCGCCGACTGGTGCACCGCGGTGTCCACCCGGCATCCGAGCCGTGTCGCCACGGTGCTCCTGTTCGACGAGACCGCACCCGACATCGCCGACCAGGTGGCACATGCGCGTGAGGTGCCGGGCGTACTGGGCGTTCGCATCACCACGGCATGGCCGCCCAACAACGTCGACAGGCTCCGAGCGGGTGTGTACGAGGGCTTGCTGAAGGCAGCCGAAAAGGACGGTGTGCCGGTGTGCGTCCTGGGTACGGGTGACCTGCCCGACGTGGCAGCGGTGGCACGGGCTCATCCGTCATTGCCGCTGATCATCGACCATCTCGGACTGAACCAGCCGCCGTTCGTGCCGGCCGACGATCCGCCGTGGCACGATCTGGAGCAACTCCTGGAGCTCGCCGAGCTGCCGAACATTTCCGTCAAGATCTCGGGGGCGCCGACGCTGGCGCGCACGTCGTACCCGTACCCGGACATCTGGCCGTACCTGGCGCGGGTGATCGAGGCGTTCGGGGTCGACCGATGCATGTGGGGGACCGATCAGCATCGGGTGTTCGGACGCCTGCACGGCTTCGATCCGGTGCCGCGTTACCCCGGCTACCACTCCTACGCGCAGGGTCTGCACTATCTGCTCGACAGCGACCGACTGTCGGAGTCGGACAAGACCGCGCTGTTCGGCGGCACCGCGCGGCGAGTCCTCGGCTGGGCGGCCGCGCAGGCCCCGGCAGAGGCCGCGGACGTCCCTGGCTGA